The genomic stretch AAGTCATCAAATTTCTGCAATTTATCCAAActatgcaattaaaaacattcagcatatTCAGGAAAtgcatgcttgtacttttgctattgtttaatttcacaaaaatttttaaatattacgcaatttttgcgattttttttttttaatgcaataccTCAAATTTTTTTCACGCTTTGAAACCAATACAATAtgggtatcaaaatgttcagaaagTTGAggcttttaaggctaattttgagttagctaatatttttggaacatgctagcatttttggttaatttggcatctaatgaggtttttttgggctaattctgagttaagatagtattttagcaacgtgatagatttttttggctattttggcacccactgagtttttaacttttaaggaGCTAAGCCAACATTTGAGCAAAATACTAGCTTctaactaatttggcatctactgaggtttgggCTAATTCTCAGTTCATACCATTacgcattttaaaattttacacaatcttttcaatttttcaagaaattcttcaaactcTTTGTGCAATTAACacaatttctgcaactttaagtcctttagcaATTTTAGCAGCATCCAAATAGCTTTTACAGTAAATATCTCCAGCATATTCAGCAAAAAGTGTTCACTCTAGCATCATCGctggtaatgcaatttttctagttttgtttattgatccaacgtttcactttttcagtgtaaagaaataaaaaaacatacccAAAaaaagaggatggatggatggaaaagtAAATGATAGAGCACAAACTGGTGTCCTACTTGTGCTAGTCTCTAGCCTGGAAATTGATTTGCTAAAGTGGGCATACAATATACGTTTTTCTTCTGtcaccttttcatttttttgtttgtttctctaatgttttagtttacaactcaagtttGTATTGCATGTTTTCcctttaattgaatttttttatttcattttaataataataaaaaacacagattaaaaAGGAGAAGATAGACAGAtatgattttatagttttttaacaattttaggAACCTCCTGGTATTCTACCTGCACCCCATGGTGGGGCTGGCTAAACCCAGCAAAGAAAGTCTggaatttgtgtgtttttgtttgttttaagtcaGGTCGTTATTGATCTTACCTGATCATATGCAGGAGTGCTCCGGCCTGTCACTGCTGGCTCTGGCTCCATTATAGAGAGCTGACTGCTGGCAGAACAGTGGCACAGCTCTGGAAAGGCCTCTGAAAATCCCTCAAATCCACCTAAATGAGGTCACAGTGAATGAACTCAACTGCAGCACCATAatcctcatttaaaatatttagtaaaagaaatattactttttcgttttaatttaaataggatttgtaaaaaaaaaaatgcttccaaaAGCATGCTGACATGCATTGCTCACCTTGCAGGAAGCAGACCTGCGCATGCACTTCGTTCTGAAGGGCGCTGAGCAGCATCTGGGCCACGCTCTCCGGCTTCACCTCGGACAGGTAGCGGCTCCTCTcgtccaccaccaccaccgggGACAGCTTGCCGGCCCGCAGCCGGGCCAGCAGCGCCTTGTCCGGGATGAGCCACTCCAGGGCCACTACCGAGCTCTTGGATCGACGGCGCAGCATCGAGTTCCAGTTGACATTTCTGGACTCGCAAATACTCGTAAAAGAGAAATCCAGGAAAGGTCGACAGTCCAGAACCACACACCCGTCAGAGGTGTACTGGTCCCGGGGGGTCCTGAGGATGTGGACCAGCTCGTTTCCAGTAATTTCCAGTAAATCATTGTTTGACATCATGACTAAAACgcgaaaaacaaataaactatcACCTgagatagaaataaaatatgaatattgaCGTGTACCTATACGAGCATGTGTGTGAAAGTATCAGGAGAGCTTTGCACTCTCTTTCAGGCCGGTCTAAATCCGCTTTAGATTCATAGTTTCACTTGTTCATTGATAACAGCTgcgcagggggcggagccacgaGGCTCCTCCTTGTTTTCCGCGTATCAACACCAAGGCGGAACGACCAAATAAGGTCTGCTCGACACTCCCGATATGGGCAGTGACGTCAGAGCCGGTTTTTCTGCTGGTCTTTGGGGTTATCCGGTGTTTTGGTGACAGAGGACGTTACGCCGCGGTGAAAACAGGCCTCCCAGCGGAGACGGTCTAATCACAATATATGTGTATGCCTCCCACACGGCCCTGAAACGACGACAGAGGAAACGGGCCGGGTCAGCCTAATCCCTCCGCGCTCCGAACGGTCTACTTTTTATGTCTCAGGGAGATTAAAGACATTTCATTTCCTTTTGATTTGCGTGtgtattgtatttaaaaaatgtatatgtttaTTAAACATAACCATTTATTTCAACTAGTAAATTAAAATactgataaaaaatacataatattatCCTCCCATTGTCATGCTCATATTTTTACGGCATCTACTGGAATATgagcttttatttacatttttttctaatgagcatattttaaatttcatttaagatttgTGGATgggtaaaacttaaaaatccattccaatcatctttggatattttctaaaagcattcccagatgACACTTTATTGTGACCATCCATTAGAGATGGTTAACAAATCCTTAATTCACTGTCAGTTAATGAGttattaacactttaacactggagctttagccCTATCTTGATGTACTTTGATTTACTATTGTTTTTGCAGCAAGAAGGGATGATATTattagttttcttctttctgctccttttcgtTTATTAACTGTAATAACTACATTTTGTATTGATGTCATGTAatgttattaaattaaataagtgttttttaagtGGCACAAATTCTGCTTTTGCATAAACTTGtgtaaactgttaaaaaaatgtgttatttgggTGTCGCTTGTAATAAATAACAAGCTGTTAGTTAATGAGTTATTAATGACTTGTTAACTAAATGTTAATACTCTACCGTCGTACTAATTAATAATAGATCACGAAAAAGCTGTTAGTAAATGACTTGTGACTTGTTAAGTATCAATTATTTGCTTATATTTGGTTACTTGGACgttattttcagtttcatttattaaatttttatcAACAAAGTGAGGGACATTTCCAGTTCTCATCCAATCAACATATAATATTAGTTAATACATTAACTCACAATTTACAGATCAGTTGTTAATCGTTTGCTAACCATCTACTAAAACCGATGAACGTCAGACGGGTGAAACAAGTTCAAGGTACAGGATTTTGCTATgatgtttaaaatattcaatttttgtaCCTCAACCTTGTTTTACTCATAGACTTTGCTCTATATTTTACCAAAGAAACACcacaaatgaaatgttgaacattctttttaatgtataaaaacacacatagtGAGTTATCATGTGGCAGAACAGCAACAACAATATACTAACCCATGTTGTTTGGGCACTTTTTGtgcagaacagaaaacaaaatagatcAATATTAAGCCATTGCAGTTATTGATATTTAGCAAAACATGGACCTTCAATACTGAGCCAAGTTATTGCCTATCTAAcacaggggtcaccacagcgaatcagtttcctccatctaagcctgtcttcagcatcctccactctaacaccagccaccttcatgtcttcattcactgcatccataaaccttctctttggtcttcctctagacctctttcctggcagctctagactcagcatccttctaccaatatattcactgtctctcctctgaacatgtccaaaccatctcagtctggcctctctgactttatctccaaaacctctaacatgtgctgtccctctgatgtattcattcctgatcctatccatcctggtcactgccaaagagaacctcagcatcttcatctctgctacctccagctctgcttcctgtcttttcttcagtcccactgtttctagcctaaacaacatggctggtctcaccacagtcttgtacacctttcctttcatttgtgctgaaactcttctgtcacacatcacacctgacacttttctccacccattccaacctgcttgcactctcctcttcacttcttttccacactctccattactaacaaactattatttaacaattcatttatattatattaattaacGTTTTATTAGTGATTTGTTCACTTTCTATAATGGATATACAGTGttacctatttttatttttattttaagtttaattgaacaaacaaaaaccaagaatcaaaaacaaacatttggttCTTCATTAAACAACCTCAAActcaaaaacatacattttattgaaattttccattacatagacttttcctAGTTTAGTTTCCATTCTCCACAGTGGTCttctaattcatatttttagtaaaaatcaaaacacagtgtcattttctagcagagagtttctgcagagcagcaggagttcatcagaaattcacctctgggttgttaTCCAATCGATGATGTCCCATTTAtacgtttccttttttttttttttttttcatttttatttctgtacagtttttttgttttccaattctttttgttctgtttttacgTCTTagtagtttgttttgttttttaaaaagtacatttttttaaaaaatatttgttttgcttttttaattgtcttatttttttaagtttttatgtttagagatttgttgatgtgatttgtacttcagggccaccgtacatttCTCAAGCTTAAGAcaagattttttgtgtttttatggatgATAAGAGGACATGAAATATAAATACTGGTTAAGTTAACAgtgcactttttttccttttaattaatCAGTTGCATacattgatgtcatttttaatgcattaaacAGGGGGTTTAGAGTAAAGACCTTTAGGATAATTTACTGGAAAACTACCCCTAATTCTTAAAAGTTTAACTTAGCAAATTGGTTACTTCCagtatcatttaaaaatggcaaacacaaaacaaacatgatttttcttttttttggcaaatctTTTGGCTTTcagtttattgttattattattattatttgctgTTTTAGAAGTTACAAGCTGATTTTGGAGGAAATAATTTCTAGAAAACTTGAAAAGTGTCTTTATTTAACTTTCATAATCAATTTTTAATCCAGTTCAATCCAATATGAaaccttttgtttatttttagagactaaaatgtattttccagtAAAACTATAAAAGATGTCAGGTCaacttctgctttttaaaacactttttacactttgacacaaaaataaaaaaaataaaggggaATCACAATTATACAGTGAACTGCTTTTAGAGAGAAATGTTCTATGCAGGTTTCAGTTGAACATCTGTGAGTGTTTCCACtctaaaaatacagtattttcatGTTCAGCGTGTGGTAGCTCACATGACGATGTGTAATGTGACGTCTTTGTCCTCATTTCCTTTCAGCCCACATTCAAGCCACGCTGCTTTCCCACTAATGTCATGCCTCAAACCTCTGACTCCCACTTTCACCTCGCTCTGACTTTCCTTCTCACTACCTTACTCCACTGtgtgttgcttttcttcagctaacagcttgGAGAGTCATTCCCTCTCCCTGCTGATGCTGCATTTTTATGCATCTTATATCATCACGTCTGCCAAAAGAGTCTCTGAGCGTTAACTGTGTACTCACTTAAAGCCATAACACGCTGATTTAAACCCACATTGAAGGCTTGAACTCTTTAGAGCTGGCAGATTAGAGTATTG from Oryzias melastigma strain HK-1 linkage group LG9, ASM292280v2, whole genome shotgun sequence encodes the following:
- the dusp2 gene encoding dual specificity protein phosphatase 2 — translated: MMSNNDLLEITGNELVHILRTPRDQYTSDGCVVLDCRPFLDFSFTSICESRNVNWNSMLRRRSKSSVVALEWLIPDKALLARLRAGKLSPVVVVDERSRYLSEVKPESVAQMLLSALQNEVHAQVCFLQGGFEGFSEAFPELCHCSASSQLSIMEPEPAVTGRSTPAYDQDGPVELLPFLFLGSAVHSSRRELLKAAGITAVLNVSSTCPNVYEGEFQYLRLTVEDTLAADIRACFNTAIAFIDSVKQSGGRVLVHCQAGISRSATICLAYLMHTQRVRLNEAFDFVKQRRNVISPNLAFMGQLLQFETDILCQG